The Virgibacillus phasianinus genome includes a window with the following:
- a CDS encoding PIN/TRAM domain-containing protein yields the protein MLKKIVHLFFLIAGGTIGYLYIPDIVRLLNFDNAKWVASPYLGLLLGAIILFLITYWITDYIVGFLRWTEDTLIKLPVGDLFFGSLGLIIGLVIAFLINIPLTDIQIELVSQVIPLFLTFFLGYFGFQVGFRRRDEFLNLLTVNKKDRERRKSEDPDSIEKIQPKAKILDTSVIIDGRIADICQTSFLEGTIVIPQFVLGELQHIADSSDVLKRNRGRRGLDVLNRIQKEIPVNVEIYEGDFEEIPEVDSKLIKLAKVIDGIVVTNDFNLNKVCDFQGVHVLNINDLANAVKPVVLPGEELMVQVIKDGKEQNQGIAYLDDGTMIVVEEGRNYIGKTIEVLITSVLQTSAGRMIFAKPKLLEKAQ from the coding sequence GTGCTGAAAAAAATTGTGCATTTATTTTTTCTTATTGCCGGAGGTACCATTGGATATTTATATATCCCAGATATTGTTAGATTGTTAAACTTCGACAATGCGAAGTGGGTGGCATCCCCCTATTTAGGCTTATTGTTAGGTGCAATTATTTTATTTCTTATCACATATTGGATAACAGATTACATCGTAGGGTTCCTGCGATGGACAGAAGATACACTTATCAAGTTGCCTGTAGGTGATTTATTCTTTGGGAGTCTAGGATTAATAATTGGTTTGGTAATCGCCTTTTTGATTAATATTCCGCTAACTGATATTCAAATCGAATTGGTTTCACAAGTTATTCCGCTATTTTTAACGTTTTTCCTAGGTTATTTTGGGTTCCAGGTAGGATTTAGACGTCGCGATGAATTTTTAAATTTATTAACGGTTAACAAAAAAGATCGAGAACGCAGAAAGTCGGAAGATCCTGATTCTATCGAAAAGATTCAGCCGAAAGCAAAAATATTGGATACTAGCGTAATCATTGACGGACGTATTGCTGACATCTGCCAAACTAGCTTTTTGGAAGGAACGATTGTTATCCCGCAGTTCGTTTTAGGTGAGTTACAGCATATTGCTGATTCCTCTGATGTTCTGAAACGAAACAGGGGCCGGCGGGGACTTGATGTCTTAAACCGGATCCAGAAAGAGATACCAGTGAACGTTGAAATCTATGAAGGAGACTTTGAGGAAATCCCCGAAGTTGACAGTAAGCTGATTAAGCTTGCCAAAGTAATTGATGGAATCGTAGTAACCAATGATTTTAACTTGAATAAAGTTTGTGATTTTCAAGGTGTACATGTACTAAACATTAATGACTTAGCAAACGCTGTTAAGCCGGTTGTCTTACCAGGTGAAGAGTTAATGGTTCAGGTAATCAAAGATGGCAAGGAGCAGAATCAGGGTATTGCATATTTAGATGATGGTACAATGATTGTAGTGGAAGAAGGACGTAATTATATTGGTAAAACAATAGAAGTGTTAATTACAAGCGTTCTGCAAACATCTGCAGGAAGAATGATCTTCGCAAAACCAAAATTACTTGAAAAAGCACAGTAA